A section of the Salminus brasiliensis chromosome 10, fSalBra1.hap2, whole genome shotgun sequence genome encodes:
- the LOC140564509 gene encoding oxidation resistance protein 1 encodes MDCRQQRDKARAGYFGSVKNRLGTKLPAGVTQPPGFVTGPWDTTSHTNRARNVLPTAEASAGRHHIRNPRLRQYYLKEAAFPSETTKTLESSSSESSSRNAQGVHQEDTVFSVASQFSGRPTDPSLPPVPGSALSATQQLLAPRSKASSAREPLPAAATATTHDLCPGLEPRMEAVTPTTPVSPSTDAEYDKLLDVEAVPMPDGQLCLLALPPECTHGEGPADMPYLKLFCRFITDRKGVVSGILLVTANKIFFDPHKSLPLVQENGCEEYLFSCTVDDLTSVSIFSDISNVHFSKSTQRWKDRKKAAKGRTSKDSMKDSQTDAHRTAAQSKVEAAPALRRSMTWGLGPEASAGEEEGGESRDMAEVERQLEKIRLESTGAAVLSSAATFCCGGTYTELERDGKTEQQPCLKKQISGRGGTSSLMFVRMRQKQQAVKKKGFAALELGKTRTVASRDAWFTLQQESSDELYAYLSQHRPDLCILEGGEEEEAAERDEDDFVLLDDGEGGGEEEEEEEEEEEESLRHGRTGDEWEMVSVEDGRSRVSSLSVDKEPDGLSDILKQSLILDAQQVRELSGELPPRTVGHSWKLAYGTSKHGASLKTLYRRLSVSDSPVLLLIRDDNQQVFGSFLSHPLRPSDTFYGTGETFLFLLRPRFKCFRWTGENSFFIKGDLDSFAIGGGSGHFGLWLDETLYLGRSSPCYTFNNCSLSETSDFRVLELEAWTFW; translated from the exons ATGGACTGCAGGCAGCAGAGGGACAAGGCGAGAGCCGGCTACTTTGGCAGCGTGAAGAACAG ACTGGGCACCAAGCTGCCAGCAGGCGTCACCCAGCCCCCTGGTTTCGTCACAGGGCCGTGGGACACCACCTCCCACACTAACCGAGCTCGGAACGTTCTGCCCACAGCAGAGGCCAGCGCCGGACGTCATCACATCCGCAACCCCAGACTGAGGCAGTACTACCTCAAAG AGGCCGCTTTCCCATCTGAAACAACAAAGACTCTGGAGTCATCATCGAGTGAATCAAGCAGCAGAAATGCACAAGGG GTTCATCAGGAAGACACAGTCTTCAGCGTGGCCTCTCAGTTCAGCGGCAGACCAACAGATCCTTCCCTGCCACCGGTTCCCGGCTCGGCTCTCTCAGCCACGCAG CAGCTCCTCGCTCCACGAAGCAAGGCCTCCTCCGCCCGCGAGCCGCTTCCCGCAGCAGCAACGGCGACGACCCATGACCTCTGTCCAGGTTTGGAGCCCAGGATGGAGGCTGTGACCCCCACAACCCCTGTGTCACCTTCTACGGACGCGGAGTACGACAAGCTGCTG GATGTGGAAGCGGTGCCAATGCCCGATGGACAGCTTTGCCTACTGGCCCTCCCACCTGAGTGCACACACGGCGAGGGGCCAGCAGACATGCCTTACCTCAAGTTGTTCTGTCGCTTCATCACAGATCGGAAA GGCGTGGTCTCTGGGATTTTACTGGTGACAGCCAATAAGATCTTTTTCGACCCTCATAAGTCCCTCCCACTGGTGCAGGAGAACGGCTGTGAGGAGTATTTATTCTCTTGCACCGTGGACGACCTGACATCGGTCAGCATCTTCTCCGACATTTCCAATGTCCACTTCAGCAAATCCACGCAGAG ATGGAAAGATCGCAAGAAAGCGGCGAAGGGCAGAACCTCCAAAGACTCCATGAAAGATTCTCAGACTGACGCCCACCGCACCGCAGCTCAGTCCAAGGTGGAAGCCGCTCCTGCCCTGAGGAGGTCCATGACGTGGGGCCTGGGTCCAGAGGCGAGCGCGGGCGAGGAGGAGGGCGGGGAGAGCCGAGACATGGCGGAGGTGGAGCGGCAGCTGGAGAAGATCAGACTGGAGTCCACCGGGGCGGCCGTGCTGAGCAGCGCCGCCACCTTCTGCTGCGGAGGAACCTACACAGAGCTGGAACGGGACGGTAAAACGGAGCAGCAGCCCTGTTTGAAGAAGCAGATTTCAG GCCGGGGCGGCACCAGCTCCCTGATGTTCGTGAGGATGcgtcagaagcagcaggccGTAAAGAAGAAGGGCTTTGCAGCGCTGGAGCTGGGCAAAACAAGAACCGTGGCCTCCAGAGACGCCTGGTTCACTCTGCAGCAGGAGAG TTCAGACGAGCTCTATGCCTACCTAAGCCAGCACAGGCCGGACCTGTGCATCCTGGAGGGaggcgaggaggaggaggcagcaGAGAGGGACGAAGACGACTTTGTGCTTCTCGATGATGGAGAGGGAggtggagaagaagaagaagaagaagaggaagaggaggaggagtctTTGAGGCATGGGCGCACTGGGGACgagtgggag ATGGTGAGCGTGGAGGACGGCAGGAGCAGGGTCTCCTCGCTCTCCGTAGATAAAGAACCAGACGGACTGAGTGACATTCTGAAGCAGAGCCTCATACTTGATGCCCAGCAAGTCCGAGAG CTCTCTGGCGAGTTGCCTCCGCGAACGGTTGGTCACTCGTGGAAGTTGGCCTACGGAACGAGCAAACATGGCGCCAGCCTCAAAACCCTGTACAGGAGACTGAGTGTGTCGGACTCGCCTGTCCTTCTGCTCATCAGAGACGACAACCAGCAG GTGTTCGGCAGTTTCCTCTCTCATCCTTTACGGCCTAGCGACACCTTTTACGGTACAGGAGAGACGTTCCTCTTCCTTCTGCGCCCTCGCTTTAAG TGTTTCCGCTGGACTGGTGAAAACTCCTTCTTCATCAAGGGGGACCTCGACTCTTTTGCCATTGGTGGTGGAAG CGGTCACTTTGGCTTGTGGTTGGACGAGACGCTGTACCTGGGCAGGAGCAGCCCTTGCTACACCTTCAACAACTGCAGCCTTTCCGAGACCAGTGACTTCAGGGTGCTGGAGCTGGAGGCCTGGACCTTCTGGTGA
- the mtfr1l gene encoding mitochondrial fission regulator 1-like has protein sequence METEAAVIPIWQNKPHGATRSVVRRIGSTLPLKPCPRACFQELPGLPPLRPSDGPMVPTLADIAWIAADEEETYARVRSDTRPFRQEWRPTPLLVLHRNSSVPNFRREGKRMEGLRKPGVTALNRTTALQDELSRLRAQIAKIVSGESDSNPITPDLLSPDDTTMGFSMAPFEAAMYQPAASASFVISDVTEEDEVEEDEDEAEVSELVPDPMPPVSMTASATFDLDHPTMDFREAEEDTVSLSKSTSFADVKDILKDMNRMKMCKDRFTRGCTSLREEDSATLISEALRKKFTLRDEDVSMK, from the exons ATGGAAACCGAAGCG GCCGTGATACCCATCTGGCAGAACAAACCTCATGGAGCGACCCGAAGTGTGGTGAGGCGAATCGGCTCCACGCTGCCGCTGAAACCTTGTCCTAGAGCATGCTTCCAG gAGCTGCCAGGTCTTCCTCCGCTGCGACCCTCTGATGGCCCAATGGTACCAACGCTGGCTGACATAGCTTGGATCGCAGCTGATGAGGAGGAAACCTACGCCAGAGTGAG GAGCGACACGCGCCCCTTCAGGCAGGAGTGGAGGCCGACGCCCCTGCTGGTGCTCCACAGGAACTCCTCGGTACCCAACTTCAGGCGTGAGGGCAAGCGCATGGAGGGTCTGAGGAAGCCGGGCGTGACCGCACTGAACCGCACCACAGCCCTGCAGGACGAGCTCAGCCGGCTGCGGGCCCAGATCGCCAAAATCGTGTCCGGCGAGTCAG ACTCCAACCCCATCACCCCTGACCTGCTCTCTCCTGATGACACCACCATGGGTTTCTCCATGGCTCCTTTCGAGGCAGCCATGTACCAGCCGGCCGCCTCGGCCTCCTTCGTCATCAGCGACGTCACTGAGGAAGACGAGGTGGAGGAAGACGAGGACGAAGCGGAGGTGTCCGAGCTGGTGCCAGACCCCATGCCGCCGGTCTCCATGACGGCGTCTGCGACCTTTGACCTCGACCACCCTACTATGGACTTCCGAGAGGCGGAGGAAGACACGGTGTCTCTGTCCAAGTCCACAAGCTTCGCTGACGTGAAGGACATTCTGAAGGACATGAACCGCATGAAGATGTGCAAGGACAG gTTTACTCGTGGCTGTACGTCACTGAGAGAGGAAGACTCTGCAACTCTGATATCTGAAGCTCTGAGGAAGAAGTTCACGCTGAGGGACGAAGATGTCAGTATGAAGTAA